The following proteins are co-located in the Paenibacillus sp. JNUCC32 genome:
- a CDS encoding MDR family MFS transporter, whose translation MKTQTANNNKLPIVLAGLLLGILMASMDNTIVATAMGNIVGELGGLDHFVWVTSAYMVAELAGMPIFGKLSDMYGRKKFFVFGMIVFMLGSVLCGTASSITELALYRAVQGVGGGALIPIAFAIMFDTVPLEKRGKLTGLFGAVFGLSSIFGPLAGAYITDHITWQWIFYINLPIGIVAFLMVTVFYKESHERSKQPIDWKGATTLLAGVICFMFALELGGKQWAWDSWVILALFGAAAVMLVLFVLAERRAEEPIISFHLFKNKLYTSSVLCGLFSGGSFIVASVYIPIFIQGVLGGSATNSGLVLLPMMVGSVVTATVSGFLMSKISYRSIMIPTLILFTGGMVLASTLTAESSRFIVTLYMVLIGLGIGGSFSVLGTAVMHGLSYKQRGMASSTFNFTRSLGMTIGITVFGLIQSRSFTGSLTSGSDVMNTGGLPEGFDLKDPHILLAPETRSWIPSDLLKPISDTLASSIAATFAWAIVPAALALLAAALMGRKKLDETAELKREETADSAEEAGTKENEQLVMVP comes from the coding sequence TTGAAGACACAAACAGCCAACAACAACAAACTGCCCATCGTGCTTGCCGGCCTGCTGCTCGGCATCTTGATGGCCTCCATGGACAATACGATCGTAGCGACCGCCATGGGAAACATCGTCGGGGAGCTCGGAGGACTTGATCATTTCGTATGGGTGACCTCCGCGTATATGGTTGCCGAGCTTGCGGGGATGCCGATCTTCGGCAAACTGTCCGATATGTATGGACGCAAAAAATTCTTTGTGTTCGGGATGATTGTATTCATGCTGGGCTCCGTGCTGTGCGGTACGGCAAGCTCCATCACGGAGCTGGCGCTGTATCGGGCCGTGCAAGGCGTAGGGGGCGGAGCGCTCATCCCGATTGCATTCGCGATCATGTTCGACACCGTGCCGCTGGAGAAGCGCGGAAAGCTCACCGGTTTGTTCGGAGCCGTCTTTGGATTATCCAGCATTTTCGGGCCGCTCGCAGGCGCTTATATTACGGATCATATTACCTGGCAATGGATATTCTATATTAATTTGCCGATCGGCATCGTGGCCTTCCTGATGGTGACGGTATTCTATAAGGAATCGCATGAACGTTCCAAACAGCCGATCGATTGGAAGGGAGCAACCACGCTCCTTGCGGGCGTGATCTGTTTCATGTTCGCGCTTGAGCTTGGAGGGAAGCAATGGGCATGGGATTCCTGGGTCATCCTGGCTTTGTTTGGCGCTGCCGCCGTCATGCTTGTGCTCTTCGTGCTTGCCGAGAGAAGGGCGGAGGAGCCGATCATCTCGTTTCATTTATTCAAGAATAAACTCTATACCTCAAGCGTGCTGTGCGGCTTGTTTAGCGGAGGATCCTTCATCGTGGCTTCCGTTTACATTCCGATTTTCATTCAAGGCGTGCTCGGCGGAAGCGCCACGAACTCGGGGCTGGTCCTGCTGCCGATGATGGTGGGCTCGGTCGTCACGGCGACGGTCAGCGGTTTTCTGATGAGTAAAATCTCGTATCGCAGCATCATGATCCCGACGCTGATCCTGTTTACGGGAGGGATGGTGCTCGCTTCGACGTTAACCGCGGAATCCAGCAGGTTCATCGTTACCCTGTACATGGTTCTGATCGGGCTTGGCATCGGCGGATCGTTCTCCGTGCTGGGAACGGCGGTCATGCATGGCTTATCCTATAAACAGCGCGGGATGGCGAGCTCGACCTTCAATTTCACGCGGTCGCTTGGAATGACCATTGGCATTACGGTGTTCGGGTTGATCCAGAGCCGATCCTTCACCGGTTCCTTAACATCGGGATCGGACGTGATGAACACCGGTGGGCTTCCTGAAGGATTCGATCTTAAGGATCCTCACATCTTATTGGCACCGGAGACGAGATCATGGATTCCGTCCGACCTGCTCAAGCCGATCTCGGACACGCTCGCTTCCTCCATCGCGGCTACGTTTGCCTGGGCTATCGTTCCTGCAGCGTTAGCGCTTCTGGCAGCAGCCTTAATGGGACGCAAAAAGCTGGATGAAACGGCAGAACTGAAAAGGGAGGAGACAGCCGATTCAGCAGAAGAGGCAGGGACGAAAGAAAATGAACAGCTGGTCATGGTGCCGTAG
- a CDS encoding carbohydrate ABC transporter permease, whose amino-acid sequence MFKWKSILLHTGLIAGLILSIFPFYWLLVMATRTTSDIYSFPPKLWFGPHLLDNVSRVLSSIDFFGAFWNTLFVASACTLLVLFFDSLAGFTFAKFQFPGKKWLFVLLLATMMAPAQLSLVPSFVIMAEFGWVGTYKALIIPGMVNAFGIFWIRQYAQESVPSELLDAGKIDGCGFFRLYWNISLPILRPALSFLAAFTFIGVWNDYLWPLIILNDENKFTLQVALSSLNGIYTTDYSMVIAGTLLAVIPLIVMFLFISKQFISDIAAGAIKS is encoded by the coding sequence ATGTTCAAATGGAAATCCATTCTGCTGCACACCGGGTTGATCGCCGGATTGATCTTATCCATTTTTCCCTTCTACTGGCTGCTTGTGATGGCGACGCGCACCACTTCGGATATCTACAGCTTTCCTCCGAAACTATGGTTCGGTCCGCACTTGCTGGATAACGTGTCGAGGGTGCTGAGCAGCATCGACTTCTTCGGCGCCTTCTGGAATACCCTGTTCGTCGCTTCCGCTTGTACGCTGCTGGTCTTATTCTTCGATTCCCTGGCCGGATTCACGTTCGCCAAATTCCAGTTCCCGGGCAAAAAATGGCTGTTTGTGCTGCTGCTTGCCACCATGATGGCGCCCGCACAATTATCCTTGGTGCCTTCGTTTGTCATTATGGCAGAATTCGGATGGGTGGGCACCTACAAGGCCCTGATCATACCGGGAATGGTCAACGCTTTCGGAATCTTCTGGATCAGGCAGTATGCACAGGAATCGGTGCCTTCGGAGCTTCTCGATGCCGGTAAAATCGACGGCTGCGGTTTCTTCCGCCTCTATTGGAACATATCGCTGCCGATTCTTCGGCCCGCTTTATCGTTCTTGGCCGCCTTCACGTTCATCGGGGTATGGAACGACTATCTGTGGCCGCTCATCATTCTAAATGATGAGAACAAGTTCACCTTGCAGGTTGCGTTATCATCATTAAACGGAATATATACCACCGACTATTCGATGGTCATTGCCGGCACGCTGCTCGCGGTCATCCCGCTGATCGTCATGTTCTTGTTCATCAGCAAGCAATTCATTTCCGATATCGCCGCAGGCGCGATTAAGAGTTAA
- a CDS encoding carbohydrate ABC transporter permease, whose protein sequence is MDNPMLNRTPVEQKPVPKHPKSQDRLSAQIWKHRKEYLAISPFYILFAIFGLFPIAFSMFLSFQKWDGIGEMTYNGLNNYQFMLTDPEFWRAVGNTLLIWIYSTIPMLFIALVVAFLLNASFVRFRTFFRIGYFLPNVTSLVAVAIVFGTVFSNNYGLLNYMLSLLGLNSVEWLNKTWGIQLAISVMVIWRWAGYNAIIYLAGLQSIPTVLYEAAKIDGATGIQSFFRITIPNLRPIILFTVITSTIGGMQIFTEPQVLVGNDGGVSGGGMTIVLYLYREAFVNNYFGYGAAVGWGMFLLIALFSIVNWKMVQGSPSND, encoded by the coding sequence ATGGATAATCCAATGCTGAATCGCACGCCCGTGGAACAGAAGCCTGTTCCCAAGCATCCGAAATCCCAAGACCGACTGTCTGCACAGATCTGGAAGCACCGCAAAGAATATTTGGCGATATCCCCTTTTTACATTCTATTTGCCATCTTCGGGCTGTTCCCGATCGCCTTTTCCATGTTCCTGTCCTTTCAAAAATGGGACGGCATCGGCGAGATGACCTATAACGGTCTCAATAACTATCAATTCATGCTGACCGATCCGGAATTTTGGAGAGCCGTCGGCAATACACTGCTGATCTGGATTTACTCCACGATACCGATGCTGTTCATCGCGCTGGTCGTGGCTTTCCTGCTAAATGCATCGTTCGTCCGTTTCCGCACCTTCTTTCGCATCGGTTATTTCCTGCCCAACGTCACCTCGCTTGTTGCGGTTGCCATCGTGTTCGGCACGGTCTTCTCGAACAACTACGGTCTCCTCAACTATATGTTGTCCTTGCTCGGCCTCAACTCCGTCGAATGGTTGAATAAGACGTGGGGCATTCAGTTAGCCATTTCGGTCATGGTTATATGGAGATGGGCGGGATATAACGCCATCATCTATCTTGCCGGGCTGCAGAGCATCCCGACGGTTCTGTACGAGGCAGCCAAGATCGACGGAGCCACCGGCATTCAATCCTTTTTCAGAATCACCATTCCCAATCTAAGGCCCATCATTCTCTTTACGGTCATTACGTCAACCATCGGCGGCATGCAGATCTTCACCGAGCCGCAAGTGCTGGTCGGCAATGACGGCGGCGTAAGCGGCGGCGGGATGACCATCGTCCTCTACCTGTACCGCGAAGCCTTCGTGAACAACTATTTCGGATATGGCGCTGCCGTCGGCTGGGGCATGTTCCTGCTCATCGCCCTCTTTTCCATCGTGAACTGGAAAATGGTGCAGGGCAGTCCTTCCAATGACTGA